AAAAGCAGGCTGACGGGCTCGTCAGCGGCGCAAACAACCTGCCGGGCCAGGTCACGTCGGCCATCAGCAGCGCGAAAACCGCCGCCAGCGGCATTATCTCCACCGTGGGCGGGCTGCCGGGATGACGATTACCGGATTACCCGTGCAGGCAGGCGCGCAGATACAGCCTGACTTTATGCTTACCGTGAACGCAAAAGACGTGACGGACAATATCCGCGACCGGCTGATTTCGCTGACGCTGACCGATAACCGGGGCTTTGACGCTGACCAGCTTGATCTTGAGCTGGACGACGCCGACGGACAGCTGGCGATGCCGGTGCGCGGGGCGGTGATTAAGCTGTTTCTGGGCTGGAAAGGCCAGACGCTTATCGGCAAAGGTGAATTCACGGTTGACGAGGTGGAGCACCACGGCGCACCTGACACCATGACCATCCGGGCGCGCAGCGTGGATTTTCGCGGCACGCTGAACTCCCGGCGTGAGGTCTCTTATCACGACACCACCCTGGGCGCGGTGGTGACGCAGATTGCTGAGCGCAACAACCTGAAGGCAATGCTGGCCGCAGGCTTTGCCACGCTGCCGGTCAGTCACATCGACCAGACGCAGGAAACCGACACGAAGTTTCTGACGCGGCTTGCCTCGCTGTACGGTGCGGTGGCAGCCATCAAGGCCGGTCGCCTGCTGTTTCTGCGTCCGGGGAGCGGCGTCACGGCCAGCGGTAAACCCATTCCACAGCTGACGATTACACGACAGGACGGCGACCGCCACACCTTCAGCATCGCTGACCGGGGCGCATATACCGGCGTGACGGCCAGCTGGCTGCATACCCGAGATCCGAAGCCGAAAAAGGTGAAGGTCAAACGCAAGCCGCGAGAAAAACACCTGCGCGCTCTGGAGCACCCGGCGGCGAAAAAGAAAAAGGCGGCTACGAAAACGCCGGAAGCACGCGAGGGGGATTATCTTGCCGGCACCGAAGATAACGTGTTTACACTGACCACGGTTTACGCCACCAAAGCCGCCGCGATGCGCGCTGCAAAGGCTAAATGGGACAAGCTGCAGCGGGGTGTTGCCGAGTTCTCGCTGACGCTGGCGATGGGCCGGGCGGATCTCTTCCCGGAAACGCCGGTCAGGGTCAGCGGGTTCAAGGCGGTGATCGATGCGCAGCCGTGGCTTATCAGTAAGGTGACGCACAGCCTGAGCGGCAGCGGCTACACGACGGCGCTTGATTTTGAGGTGTTGCTGTCGAGTGTGGAATATGAAGCAGAGGAAGATTCAGAAAAAGATTATTCACAATAAGTGAATTTCTTTGCCCTTTTTGTGAAATTCATGTATTAAAGCCTGGTGTCTTCAGGGAGAAAGAAAAAAATGATGCATTGCCCGCTTTGCCAGACCGCTGCCCATGCCAAAAGCAGTCGCTACATTTCCAAAGAAACAAAAGAGCGCTATCACCAGTGCCAAAACATCAATTGCAGCTGCACTTTCAAAACGCACGAAAGCATAGCGGGAATGATCGTTTCACCAGGTCAAGTTAGCAGAGTGCCAATCTTTACTCATAACGAGCAGCAACCTTCACTACTTCATTAATCAAGCTACGCTCACAAGCCCGCGAACGCGGGTTTTTTTATGCCTGTAGCCTTAAAGCGTGAGAAAAACCTATCGCCATTTCATCGCCACTGAAAAACGCCAACAAAAAAGCCACCCTTTGAAAGGTGGCTTAATATCCTGATTTCACAGGTAAAATTTGGTGGCCCCTACTGGACTTGAACCAGTGACCAAGCGATTATGAGTCGCGTGCTCTAACCAACTGAGCTAAGGGGCCTGCGGCGCAGGATTATAATGTAACTCGGGGGTGCAATCCAGCAGTTATCAACCGATTGCCCGTTTTTTCCACAGTTGTCACCCAACACAACCATTTGAATAACAAACTCTTCCGCTTAATGCCTGCCGCCAGCCCTTAACGATAACGCGAAGCAGACTGGCTCAGTGACAGGTCAGGGAGCAGCGCGGCGCGGGCAGTATCGAAAGCTTCCCAGTTTTCATATTTCTCAAGCGAAGGAATGGTCACGCTTTCGCCCAGCGCCAGGCCGGCCAGGGCAGCATCGACCATGGTTTCCACTTCCATCACCATATGGGCAGGGAGCTCGTCGACTGAGCGGCCAGAGCGTTCAAAGATCTCAGTGCGGGTCAGGCCTGGCAACACGGCCTGGACTCGTACACCGTACGGTTTTAATGAGGCTTCCAGCGAACGGCTGAAGTTCAGGACAAAGGATTTAGTGCCGTTATAGGCGCCATTGCCCATTTCATGCACCAGCCCCAATACGGAAGCGATGTTGATAAGGGTGCCTGCGCCACGCCCTTTAAAAGCATTGCCCGCAGCCTGAGCCAGACGGGTGGGGGCGAGCACGTTAAGCAGTATCATATTTTCAACGCTGTCGATGTCGTTTTCCAGGAAGTCACCCGCTACGCTCATCCCGGCATTATTAACCAGTAAGGTGAGGGTGGAGTCCGTCGCCAGCCGT
This genomic window from Erwinia sp. E_sp_B01_1 contains:
- a CDS encoding phage late control D family protein, with amino-acid sequence MTITGLPVQAGAQIQPDFMLTVNAKDVTDNIRDRLISLTLTDNRGFDADQLDLELDDADGQLAMPVRGAVIKLFLGWKGQTLIGKGEFTVDEVEHHGAPDTMTIRARSVDFRGTLNSRREVSYHDTTLGAVVTQIAERNNLKAMLAAGFATLPVSHIDQTQETDTKFLTRLASLYGAVAAIKAGRLLFLRPGSGVTASGKPIPQLTITRQDGDRHTFSIADRGAYTGVTASWLHTRDPKPKKVKVKRKPREKHLRALEHPAAKKKKAATKTPEAREGDYLAGTEDNVFTLTTVYATKAAAMRAAKAKWDKLQRGVAEFSLTLAMGRADLFPETPVRVSGFKAVIDAQPWLISKVTHSLSGSGYTTALDFEVLLSSVEYEAEEDSEKDYSQ
- a CDS encoding ogr/Delta-like zinc finger family protein, which produces MMHCPLCQTAAHAKSSRYISKETKERYHQCQNINCSCTFKTHESIAGMIVSPGQVSRVPIFTHNEQQPSLLH
- a CDS encoding SDR family oxidoreductase gives rise to the protein MSALTASKGTAMITGASAGIGAVYAQRLAEQGYDLLLVARDQTKLDALASRLSSEYGVHSEVLAADLINKEDLRRVEQRLATDSTLTLLVNNAGMSVAGDFLENDIDSVENMILLNVLAPTRLAQAAGNAFKGRGAGTLINIASVLGLVHEMGNGAYNGTKSFVLNFSRSLEASLKPYGVRVQAVLPGLTRTEIFERSGRSVDELPAHMVMEVETMVDAALAGLALGESVTIPSLEKYENWEAFDTARAALLPDLSLSQSASRYR